A DNA window from Arachis duranensis cultivar V14167 chromosome 3, aradu.V14167.gnm2.J7QH, whole genome shotgun sequence contains the following coding sequences:
- the LOC107479323 gene encoding RING-H2 finger protein ATL22 encodes MASSVLVARLCLLVAFVFHNLQITRSKQVCDVKSCGEIEDIQFPFGLKEANQEPQCSYYPDPSFHLLCKRSNLTQTILTLPKTEDLVIKSIDYEEQTIQVNDPKGCLPKRFLHNNWDLSDSPFTLDIARYKYFNLTFLSCPSNWTKSTGSPRIACLSDNTGNSVIVLGLRPIDISSTCDVMSTALVPLPMVDMPQWPFWPDLNHDIGLAWTQPRCSECAVSGQRCGFVNDKTSRVGCFSTPTKNQEEEVAEDEEEKEKEF; translated from the exons ATGGCTTCATCAGTATTAGTGGCCCGATTATGTTTACTGGTTGCCTTTGTATTCCATAATCTTCAAATCACAAGAAGCAAACAGGTTTGCGATGTGAAGTCATGCGGCGAAATCGAAGATATTCAGTTCCCATTCGGTTTGAAAGAAGCCAATCAAGAGCCTCAGTGCAGCTATTACCCTGACCCCAGTTTCCATCTCTTGTGCAAGCGCAGCAACCTCACTCAAACAATCCTCACTCTCCCCAAAACAGAGGACTTGGTAATCAAGAGCATCGATTACGAGGAACAAACCATCCAAGTCAACGATCCCAAAGGTTGTCTCCCAAAACGTTTCTTGCACAATAACTGGGACCTTTCGGATTCACCATTCACACTCGACATCGCACGCTACAAATATTTCAATCTGACCTTCCTCAGTTGCCCCTCAAACTGGACCAAATCCACGGGGTCACCTAGAATCGCATGCCTCAGTGACAACACTGGAAACTCGGTCATAGTCTTAGGGCTGCGTCCTATTGACATATCATCAACGTGTGACGTGATGTCCACGGCTCTTGTGCCGCTTCCGATGGTGGATATGCCTCAGTGGCCATTCTGGCCTGATCTCAACCACGATATTGGCTTGGCTTGGACCCAACCAAGGTGCTCCGAATGTGCGGTTAGTGGCCAACGTTGTGGCTTCGTCAACGATAAAACTTCTCGAGTTGGATGCTTTTCTACTCCCACCAAAAACCAAG aagaagaagtagcagaagatgaggaggagaaagagaaagagttctga
- the LOC127739550 gene encoding putative RING-H2 finger protein ATL69, whose translation MGLDRTTIEKYPKTLIGESGRLLKPTDNTCSICLCEYEPKDTLRTIPECNHYFHAECIDEWLRMNGTCPLCRNTPGALSRVSPSFSSLSHHTSSMSSTP comes from the coding sequence ATGGGCCTTGATAGGACCACAATTGAAAAGTACCCAAAGACTCTTATCGGTGAGAGCGGGCGCTTGTTGAAGCCCACTGATAATACCTGCTCAATATGCCTCTGTGAATATGAGCCTAAAGATACTTTGAGGACCATACCTGAGTGCAACCATTATTTCCATGCTGAGTGCATAGACGAGTGGCTCAGAATGAATGGAACCTGCCCCTTGTGCAGGAACACACCGGGGGCATTATCTAGAGTTAgcccttctttctcttctttgtcTCATCACACTTCATCAATGTCCTCTACGCCATAG